Proteins co-encoded in one Dermacentor albipictus isolate Rhodes 1998 colony unplaced genomic scaffold, USDA_Dalb.pri_finalv2 scaffold_30, whole genome shotgun sequence genomic window:
- the LOC139052723 gene encoding uncharacterized protein: protein MAGKARVCSHVGAILWKVDMAVASGMTGTSCTDRTAQWNRGTKRNVEPVLLEDMDFKLQKRTVDSENKAPKPTRKFHHFGNDVELMNHIGRKPFSDLFNIPGTLLHSTLNAAAWDPRATDLPSQPRHSHADPSELPKGCDPCRVFYQKFVMLSNEGRASLEFATREQGCPLWRMARRLRITASNVKRVPKRESTDPSKAVSALSNSGFTGNAATKHGLKYEAVARVAFTRKTGLAVAQSGMVVSSTHPWLSASPDGICADDALVEIKCPTVSDCTVLIEKGKYDVKLVNGEPVLCPGGKNGYYDQVQFTMFCCGKSTCYFYVWSAESDVIVNVPIDTRYIEQNLKRLKTFYFLHLLPHLEDLHYKKKLAMCKKYDEICNL, encoded by the exons ATGGCTGGAAAAGCAAGGGTTTGCAGCCATGTTGGTGCAATACTGTGGAAAGTTGATATGGCTGTGGCCTCGGGAATGACCGGCACATCATGTACTGACCGAACAGCTCAGTGGAACAGGGGAACAAAGAGGAATGTGGAACCTGTCCTGCTTGAAGATATGGACTTTAagctgcaaaaacgaactgtggACTCCGAAAACAAGGCCCCAAAACCCACACGAAAGTTTCATCACTTCGGAAATGATGTAGAGCTGATGAACCACATTGGGAGGAAACCATTTTCAGATCTCTTCAACATTCCTG GTACCTTGCTTCATAGTACATTGAATGCGGCTGCTTGGGACCCACGTGCTACTGATCTGCCAAGCCAGCCTCGCCACTCACATGCAGACCCTTCGGAACTCCCAAAAGGCTGCGACCCTTGCAGAGTATTTTATCAAAAGTTTGTTATGCTTTCGAATGAAGGACGGGCTTCCCTTGAATTTGCCACTAGGGAACAGGGGTGCCCGCTATGGCGCATGGCCAGGCGCCTTCGCATAACTGCATCAAATGTAAAGCGGGTTCCTAAAAGGGAAAGCACTGATCCCTCGAAAGCTGTTTCTGCGCTTTCAAATTCAGGCTTTACCGGTAATGCTGCCACAAAGCATGGGCTGAAGTATGAAGCCGTTGCAAGAGTAGCATTTACGAGGAAGACTGGTTTGGCTGTAGCGCAGTCGGGTATGGTAGTGAGCAGTACACATCCTTGGCTGTCTGCAAGCCCTGATGGCATCTGTGCTGATGATGCTCTAGTTGAGATCAAGTGTCCCACAGTTTCAGATTGCACGGTATTAATTGAAAAGGGAAAGTATGATGTTAAGCTTGTGAATGGGGAACCTGTGCTTTGTCCAGGTGGCAAAAATGGTTACTATGACCAAGTGCAGTTTACCATGTTTTGCTGTGGCAAAAGCACCTGCTATTTTTATGTGTGGTCGGCTGAAAGTGATGTCATTGTAAATGTGCCTATTGACACACGGTACATTGAACAGAACTTGAAGAGGCTCAAAACATTCTACTTTTTGCATCTCCTGCCTCACCTTGAGGACCTACATTATAAGAAAAAGCTGGCTATGTGCAAAAAGTATGACGAGATTTGCAATTTGTGA